The proteins below come from a single Tenuifilum thalassicum genomic window:
- a CDS encoding gliding motility-associated C-terminal domain-containing protein, translated as MKKITLYLLISLCLASIVRAQDPGWSVNPADYSYTMTITGVFNYNGYEVTNASDKIAAFIDGECRGVSGFELSESNNRYMFYLVVYSNEENKNVTFKYYNSTNNTTYDAERSVTFSINGIVGNLQAPLVLSYPTLSSESKILTFSIENQVGETSINDYEISLQVPRETDLSRLYPEFTTSPLAYVRLHDQYGQAVVSGLTELDFTNDVKFWVMSADETDTSFYNVHVTHYNNVPSKVSLSDSIIDETYKTGSLVGYLSADDQDFEDIHSFELVEGEGDNHNSMFYINGNELRLAKDIYFQTNTFLSIRVKADDGMGGVIEQPLLIVFRLLSAESLRAANIVSPNGDGIFDTWIVQNHQLYSDYDFYIYSSSGELVFKSKGYNTPWDGRRNGTLLPIGAYYYVVKSPEGAAMNGVISLIY; from the coding sequence ATGAAAAAGATAACGCTCTATTTATTAATCTCATTATGCCTTGCCTCTATAGTAAGAGCACAGGATCCAGGATGGTCAGTTAACCCGGCTGATTATTCTTATACAATGACAATTACAGGAGTGTTTAATTATAATGGGTATGAGGTTACTAATGCTTCTGATAAGATAGCCGCATTTATCGATGGAGAGTGTCGGGGTGTTTCTGGTTTTGAACTCTCTGAGTCGAATAATAGGTACATGTTCTACTTGGTCGTTTATAGTAACGAGGAAAATAAAAATGTCACTTTCAAATATTATAATTCAACAAATAATACAACCTACGATGCTGAACGAAGTGTAACCTTTAGCATTAATGGAATTGTTGGAAATCTTCAAGCCCCATTAGTACTGTCATATCCTACGCTTAGTAGCGAATCTAAAATCCTAACTTTTAGTATTGAGAACCAAGTTGGAGAGACTTCTATAAACGATTATGAAATTAGCCTTCAAGTGCCAAGGGAAACTGATTTATCTAGGCTTTATCCTGAATTTACCACTTCACCACTTGCATATGTTAGACTTCATGATCAATATGGACAGGCAGTTGTAAGTGGCCTGACCGAACTTGACTTCACGAATGATGTAAAGTTCTGGGTTATGAGTGCCGATGAAACAGACACTTCATTCTATAATGTTCATGTAACCCATTATAACAATGTTCCATCTAAGGTTTCTCTAAGCGATAGCATTATTGATGAAACATACAAAACAGGCTCATTGGTTGGATACTTGAGCGCAGATGATCAAGATTTTGAGGATATTCATTCTTTTGAACTAGTTGAAGGTGAGGGCGATAATCACAATTCAATGTTTTATATCAACGGAAATGAGCTCAGGTTGGCTAAGGATATTTATTTTCAAACAAACACATTCCTGTCAATTAGAGTTAAGGCCGATGATGGTATGGGTGGTGTTATTGAGCAACCATTACTAATAGTCTTTAGACTTCTTTCTGCTGAATCGCTTAGAGCTGCAAATATTGTATCGCCAAATGGTGATGGCATTTTTGACACCTGGATTGTTCAGAACCATCAGCTTTATAGCGATTATGACTTTTATATTTACTCTTCATCTGGCGAACTTGTTTTTAAGAGCAAGGGATATAATACCCCTTGGGATGGACGACGTAATGGCACCCTGCTGCCCATTGGTGCATACTACTATGTTGTTAAATCTCCCGAAGGTGCCGCAATGAATGGGGTAATTTCATTGATTTATTAA
- a CDS encoding LamG-like jellyroll fold domain-containing protein gives MKTFFEISKGLIGKISTKFLFVTIIALLYPILGFSWNFDAKQHIQNFSINMATRQATFKMIVVRDDPNSSNDDNIQKFVAKINGKEYFHVYNKQHYPDSYNVCVYFFTTHPDQDEEMFGVHFPKPNPLIDPLIDNIQVTIEKQGDYNYAIFTFPLAEEDYFAKDYTLEFGQIDFEDEGSNTNIYDYVFGTITGWTPITVKNFTGSTDNCSAITLNWQFESKYPNDVFCRIRNNAGQIIFSGQGATSYVDFLGDPKPQNYNYTLEVGYGSKFAQQVTSKTDGSPPYSGYSDPSGVSVTNHTCKEIKLSWSEGSGGSAAEKYYISWDGGDAEVGKDQSSFSITSGIENKPYTLKIQTVNQCGFKTPGVTKTSNPQPLSAPSWVNVSSHSSDNTISLTWSAGSNHDKYKIERTSATNTVFFDDIDKNTTSYTDKGVSGCQTYTYKIYAINQCVPGGVASSARSGKLKPNITNTFNADKRLRASKGYYNDNVALNWDYDNENIIETFKIYRRDLPSGDFKLLETVDPTTSYTDKSAIPGKYYEYKVIGQTTCEDTIMSVPETEFCKDIGFCVQRGIVSGNVSFKNKTGVKGVHVIAETEDKFSATSLYFQNFNSYLRVPNNSNDNYSEEFTFQSWVLPNSTGTTQLFSKGTQYQVFHQPNRVTFVANGQSLSIDFQQKVDTFFCVNAVRDPDSLYIYIVYNELEVYKASVKRNITTPDNANDIFIGGTSNAFIGWMDDIRVWNKALTPQQVVDYSIQYLSGSEKGLRIYYHLDEMFYSNVYDISRDGSVFNENHGKVNGCLLSDVIPLKRQLAVKGITDINGNYIISNIPYTLGSIYKIVPVYEMHEFSPTQKQLFIGPGSSTHNDIDFEDIAAFKITGEVYYKNTNFPVKDVNIYVDGQVIIQENGKPVSTDELGRYEVYVPIGWHYLSVGKTGHVFVDEGRYPKEGKKNFQAPINGVNFTDSTLVKVIGRCAGGPVEAEKKLGLGHTKNNLGNAEILLTTEKGYDLSVAQTDSNGVWTNTYLKGEEDETFGSTSFAVKSVSKENITINPDPVTGEFVAYLLPEKYKVLDITAGQYTYPESAKITIDLTNSYNDNEEVDSVLVGYDAITGPVYRVDKCFYNEKKEFIYRTSPEIDVFNANDNSKVFWEKKYTTQSGETLDIVDVDGNPLTLHPILRQLNPYKLLIKVFERYINIDNNNAEDLVPVKDGRVEVQNFLAINRNKMQLSLNDSGEVFYSFTGGLPNITTSANEEESYTLTMGITALTGPNGAIQTDWKPNGKVFRAYLLGGMPTGNNFVTTGPNEIDMILRDPPGSGSYTYLEKGSTTTKTNSYNITNSMGNNLGISTQLGFSETFLIGGIGGGVIQTIEQLNDINVGLSISNEWVKEGQSVESITSVEKWSTSSSSDFVGAEGDVFIGHSTNIVYGLSYFVDLTPIDKGEGHVGSELNGLKIGKTTGIRVSPKFNTAFIYTQKHITDYLIPNLKYLRNQLLIQDNKYQYTSMLPVNDPNFGNDNDTANVRVEYYPEGKKIVGDSYSYLIPADWPKDSAFVDSVRFYNQQVKAWEKILADNEKEKLEAKQLKNISFDAGSTYESSQTISSTKTETNSYTFSISESLANTVGFEIKDQGFTLNMETAHSFSKTSSNGTEENNYTTFGYVLADENAGDYISIDVKEGKKPFSPIFIKRGGQTMCPYEDVEKTKYYHPGTVISEATMKRESPRLSCDDPIAEGIPADETAFFNLKIQNISETREDSWFQLIIDEASSQQGALIEMDGSPIGNGRLIYVPGHTTVNKVITLKKILDDVYDYENIKLILRSTCQETIADTISITAHFLPICTPVTLNLPLDNWIINTQGDTTLLCEISDYDLNSITFNSLSLQYKAESDQIWTTAMNFFVNESDYQSANEPKMLLTDSKASYSIPMHDLPDRTYIIQAISNCTDGTHNFSEPAYGIKDVKQPKPFGSPQPADGILSPGDEVLVTFDELINPATLITRNFSVRGSLNKSELKHEACLFFDGVNDYATALSGVNLDNKSWTIEFWVRRGEQRPGVILSQNQIELGFDASDKFYARLNNQTITSNTVISDLQTWYHVAVTYDYASKTSNIYINDIIDREAVPVTAEFKANGKLYVGKSVDGNSKFSGFIHELRVWEKPLGFATLYSMVYTKLVGNELGLSSYWPMDEANGELAADKSRNRHLSLFGAEWRVFPTGFASELKSGGYMTLPGNNIAFTELNNFTVEFYFKGDHQTNVVLFSNGRGDGSDYSPRTDYIWNIGFDATGKLYAKNNGNVILADKDVLDNKWHHLALIVNRAANTQLLIDGKLVAQKSSAEFGGMAAANFCFGAQQYLPAGAPYTYDQNFVGALDEIRVWNLARTVKQIELDMNSKLMGTEMGLVAYVPFDKYDALGTELIPSTVEVVDGNIDISTNSCELANVDVPNIKDVRPVKNLNFDWSVYENQLLINLKEQPATIEKCIIEFTVEEVQDMHKNRMASPITWTAYVNKNAVVWDEYEVNLQKRVNEPLEFSVKIMNLGGTQQNYTITGLPSWLTTDDAKGSLSPLSEKTIKFTVNPVLNIGDYAPTIYLTSDFGYAEKLNVNLNVYKEAPDWNVDTDKYQYSMGVVGKLKINESFSTNPNDMIAAFVGDECRGVAKSSYVKDLDTYLVFLTINSNQQSGEKVTFRIWNASEGLEHTDVTPTLTFSYNDIVGTISEPLIFETNSNTKFTQPISEGWNWISFNTYSQNLSSVPAMLSSLSLTNGDQVKSQSAFANYSPSYGWYGSLNSIGFNNKEMYMLKLAKSGTLIYSGSRLSPINIPIPIVKGWNWVGYTPSVNMTVNDALANIDPAAGDVIKSQTQFAVYDPNLGWVGNLTYMVPGRGYMFKTQADIDYLIYPESGLSKGNGTKMANKSTVECPWSFEPFKYPGNMSVIAEVLVNDFATDSLIVGAFVNQECRGWAYPTKVNNRYLYFLTIQGEDKENVEFKLFGVKSGYVYEVDEGLSFDLNSVVGNLVSPYPINLIANSAGIEFSESYPSIKIHPNPFINEVTFIFAGLDPKQSISMILYNSTGQPVFKKENISAEKFVWNGTDFNGNRIVPGIYLVRFTINGITKTFKLVKY, from the coding sequence ATGAAAACATTTTTTGAAATTTCAAAAGGCTTGATTGGGAAAATCTCTACCAAGTTTCTCTTTGTAACGATTATAGCTTTGCTATATCCTATATTGGGATTCTCGTGGAATTTTGATGCCAAACAACATATACAAAACTTCTCCATCAATATGGCAACGCGTCAGGCAACTTTTAAAATGATAGTTGTTCGCGATGATCCCAATTCTAGTAACGATGACAATATTCAAAAATTTGTAGCCAAGATTAATGGCAAGGAATATTTTCATGTCTATAATAAGCAGCATTATCCAGATTCATATAATGTTTGCGTTTACTTTTTCACAACCCATCCAGACCAAGATGAGGAAATGTTTGGAGTTCACTTTCCCAAACCAAACCCTTTGATTGATCCTTTGATTGATAATATACAGGTTACTATAGAGAAACAGGGGGATTACAATTATGCTATTTTTACATTCCCCCTTGCTGAAGAAGATTACTTTGCAAAAGATTACACCTTAGAATTTGGGCAAATAGATTTTGAAGATGAGGGTAGTAACACAAATATTTATGACTATGTTTTTGGGACTATAACAGGATGGACTCCTATCACAGTAAAAAATTTCACCGGCTCTACAGATAATTGTTCCGCAATTACTCTTAACTGGCAATTCGAGTCGAAGTATCCCAATGATGTTTTTTGTAGGATAAGGAATAATGCCGGACAGATTATTTTTTCCGGACAGGGTGCAACTTCATATGTTGATTTTTTAGGGGACCCCAAGCCCCAAAATTACAACTACACTCTTGAGGTTGGATATGGCTCAAAGTTTGCTCAGCAAGTAACTAGTAAAACCGATGGTAGTCCGCCTTATTCGGGATATTCAGACCCCTCTGGCGTTTCTGTTACAAACCATACCTGTAAAGAGATAAAGCTATCATGGAGTGAAGGCTCAGGGGGTTCTGCTGCTGAAAAGTATTATATAAGCTGGGATGGTGGAGATGCCGAGGTTGGAAAGGATCAAAGCTCATTTTCTATTACAAGCGGGATAGAAAATAAACCCTATACGTTAAAGATACAGACTGTTAACCAGTGTGGATTTAAGACCCCCGGTGTGACTAAAACTAGCAACCCTCAACCATTATCAGCGCCTAGCTGGGTTAATGTTTCATCCCATTCGTCCGATAATACTATCAGTCTTACTTGGAGCGCTGGTTCCAATCACGACAAATATAAAATTGAACGTACTTCAGCCACAAATACGGTATTTTTTGATGATATTGACAAAAACACAACAAGCTATACCGATAAGGGGGTTTCGGGTTGCCAAACCTATACCTATAAGATATATGCTATCAATCAGTGTGTTCCTGGAGGGGTTGCATCATCAGCCAGATCCGGTAAGCTAAAACCGAATATAACCAATACCTTTAATGCGGATAAAAGGCTAAGGGCCTCCAAGGGGTATTACAACGACAATGTTGCCCTAAATTGGGATTATGATAACGAAAATATCATAGAAACGTTCAAAATTTATAGGCGAGATCTACCTAGTGGTGACTTTAAATTACTGGAAACAGTTGACCCAACAACATCATATACCGATAAATCGGCAATACCCGGAAAATACTATGAGTATAAAGTAATTGGCCAAACCACTTGCGAGGATACAATTATGTCGGTACCTGAAACTGAATTTTGCAAGGACATAGGTTTCTGCGTTCAGCGAGGTATAGTTTCGGGAAATGTTAGCTTTAAGAATAAAACCGGAGTTAAGGGCGTTCATGTAATCGCCGAAACGGAGGATAAGTTCTCGGCTACCAGCCTCTACTTCCAGAACTTTAATAGCTACTTACGAGTGCCTAATAACTCAAACGATAATTACTCCGAAGAGTTCACCTTCCAATCATGGGTACTACCCAATTCTACAGGTACTACTCAACTATTTTCAAAAGGTACACAGTACCAGGTGTTTCATCAGCCAAACCGGGTAACTTTTGTTGCAAATGGGCAGAGCTTAAGTATCGACTTTCAGCAAAAGGTTGACACCTTCTTTTGTGTAAATGCCGTTCGTGACCCCGATTCTTTATATATATACATTGTTTACAATGAGCTTGAGGTTTATAAGGCTTCGGTAAAACGAAATATTACTACACCCGATAATGCAAATGATATCTTTATTGGGGGAACCTCTAATGCTTTTATCGGTTGGATGGATGACATCAGGGTGTGGAACAAGGCTCTAACTCCCCAGCAGGTTGTTGACTACTCAATACAGTACCTTAGTGGCTCTGAGAAAGGTTTGAGAATATACTATCATCTTGACGAAATGTTTTACAGTAATGTATACGACATCTCACGCGATGGTAGTGTGTTTAATGAGAACCACGGAAAAGTAAACGGTTGCCTTTTAAGCGATGTCATTCCTCTTAAGCGACAACTGGCTGTGAAAGGGATTACCGATATTAACGGCAATTACATAATTAGCAATATCCCTTATACGCTCGGGTCGATTTACAAAATTGTCCCTGTATATGAGATGCATGAGTTCTCGCCAACCCAGAAACAGCTATTTATCGGACCGGGCTCTTCAACCCATAATGATATTGATTTTGAGGATATTGCTGCTTTCAAGATAACGGGTGAGGTTTACTACAAGAATACAAACTTCCCGGTAAAAGATGTAAATATATATGTGGACGGCCAGGTGATCATTCAGGAAAACGGGAAACCCGTTTCAACCGATGAGCTTGGACGGTACGAGGTTTATGTTCCGATTGGGTGGCATTACCTCTCGGTTGGTAAAACTGGTCATGTCTTTGTTGATGAAGGGCGTTACCCCAAGGAGGGTAAAAAGAACTTCCAGGCTCCCATTAATGGGGTCAACTTTACCGATTCAACTTTAGTAAAGGTAATTGGTCGATGTGCAGGAGGACCTGTTGAGGCTGAAAAGAAGCTGGGGTTAGGCCATACGAAAAACAACCTGGGTAATGCTGAAATACTTTTAACTACTGAAAAAGGGTATGATTTGTCTGTTGCACAGACCGACAGCAATGGCGTATGGACAAATACCTACCTGAAAGGCGAGGAGGATGAAACGTTCGGCTCAACTTCTTTTGCGGTTAAAAGTGTTTCCAAAGAAAATATTACCATTAATCCTGATCCGGTAACCGGAGAGTTTGTAGCTTACCTTTTACCGGAAAAGTATAAGGTTCTTGATATTACCGCTGGACAGTACACCTATCCGGAATCTGCTAAAATCACAATCGACCTTACAAATTCATATAACGATAATGAAGAGGTTGATAGCGTTCTTGTTGGTTACGATGCAATAACAGGACCTGTTTATAGGGTTGATAAGTGCTTCTACAACGAGAAGAAAGAGTTTATTTATAGAACTTCACCTGAGATAGATGTATTCAATGCAAACGATAACTCCAAAGTTTTTTGGGAAAAGAAATATACAACTCAAAGCGGCGAAACCTTGGATATCGTTGATGTTGATGGAAATCCTTTAACCCTGCATCCAATACTAAGACAGCTAAACCCGTACAAGCTTCTCATTAAGGTGTTTGAGCGCTATATCAATATTGATAACAACAATGCTGAGGATTTAGTTCCAGTAAAAGATGGCAGGGTAGAGGTTCAAAACTTTTTGGCCATCAACAGAAATAAGATGCAGCTATCTTTAAATGATAGCGGCGAAGTGTTTTACTCATTTACCGGAGGGTTACCAAATATTACAACCTCTGCAAATGAGGAGGAGAGCTATACGCTAACCATGGGAATAACTGCTCTCACCGGACCTAACGGGGCAATTCAAACCGATTGGAAACCCAATGGGAAAGTCTTCAGAGCATACCTCCTTGGTGGAATGCCTACCGGTAACAACTTTGTAACAACAGGCCCCAATGAAATAGATATGATTCTTAGGGACCCTCCGGGCTCGGGAAGCTATACCTATTTGGAGAAGGGGTCAACTACTACAAAAACTAATTCTTATAACATTACCAATTCAATGGGTAATAATCTTGGTATAAGTACACAATTAGGTTTCTCTGAAACCTTTTTAATTGGTGGAATAGGAGGAGGAGTAATTCAAACAATTGAACAATTAAATGATATTAATGTAGGGCTTTCAATATCTAATGAGTGGGTAAAAGAAGGACAATCTGTTGAAAGCATCACAAGTGTAGAGAAATGGTCAACGAGTTCAAGCAGTGATTTTGTGGGTGCCGAAGGCGATGTGTTTATTGGTCACTCAACAAATATTGTTTATGGGTTAAGCTACTTCGTTGACCTTACACCAATTGACAAAGGTGAAGGACATGTTGGGTCAGAACTAAATGGATTAAAAATTGGTAAAACAACAGGCATAAGGGTTAGCCCTAAGTTTAACACGGCTTTCATTTACACTCAGAAACATATTACCGACTATCTGATACCAAACCTTAAATACTTAAGGAACCAGCTTCTAATTCAGGATAATAAGTATCAGTACACATCAATGCTCCCAGTTAATGATCCAAACTTCGGAAATGATAACGATACAGCAAATGTCAGGGTAGAGTATTATCCCGAGGGGAAAAAGATTGTTGGCGATTCGTATTCTTATTTAATTCCTGCTGATTGGCCTAAAGACTCTGCCTTTGTAGACTCTGTAAGATTTTATAATCAGCAGGTTAAGGCATGGGAAAAAATATTAGCCGATAACGAAAAGGAGAAGCTAGAAGCTAAGCAGCTTAAGAACATCTCTTTCGATGCAGGCTCAACTTATGAGAGTTCCCAAACTATAAGTTCGACAAAAACAGAAACAAATTCTTATACTTTTAGTATTTCTGAAAGTTTAGCAAATACTGTCGGTTTTGAAATAAAGGATCAAGGTTTTACTCTTAACATGGAGACAGCACACTCTTTTTCCAAAACCTCCAGCAATGGAACCGAGGAGAATAACTACACAACCTTTGGCTATGTACTTGCCGATGAGAATGCGGGCGATTACATTTCAATTGATGTTAAGGAGGGTAAAAAACCGTTTTCTCCTATATTCATAAAGCGTGGTGGCCAAACCATGTGCCCCTACGAGGATGTTGAGAAAACTAAGTACTATCATCCGGGTACGGTTATTTCGGAGGCAACTATGAAAAGGGAGAGCCCCAGGCTCTCTTGCGACGACCCGATTGCCGAGGGTATCCCCGCCGATGAGACTGCCTTCTTTAACCTAAAAATCCAAAACATTAGTGAAACAAGGGAGGATTCTTGGTTCCAGCTTATTATTGATGAGGCATCGTCGCAACAGGGGGCACTCATTGAAATGGATGGTAGTCCTATTGGTAATGGCCGTCTAATCTATGTACCTGGTCATACCACTGTTAATAAGGTGATTACTTTAAAGAAGATACTTGACGATGTATATGATTATGAGAATATTAAACTTATTCTTCGTTCTACCTGCCAGGAAACAATTGCGGACACCATAAGCATTACTGCCCATTTTCTACCTATTTGTACCCCTGTAACCTTAAACCTACCACTTGACAACTGGATTATTAATACGCAGGGCGACACAACTTTGCTTTGCGAGATTTCAGATTACGATCTGAATAGCATCACCTTTAATAGTCTTAGCTTGCAATACAAGGCCGAATCCGATCAGATTTGGACTACAGCCATGAACTTCTTTGTGAATGAGAGCGATTACCAATCGGCAAATGAACCTAAAATGCTACTAACCGATAGTAAAGCTAGCTACTCAATCCCCATGCACGATTTACCAGACAGAACCTACATCATTCAGGCAATATCTAACTGTACCGATGGTACTCACAACTTCTCTGAGCCTGCATATGGAATTAAGGATGTTAAGCAACCAAAGCCATTTGGTTCGCCACAGCCTGCCGATGGTATCCTTTCGCCTGGCGATGAAGTGCTGGTTACTTTCGATGAGCTTATTAACCCTGCTACTCTTATTACTCGTAACTTCTCTGTTAGAGGTTCTCTTAACAAATCGGAACTAAAGCATGAAGCATGCCTCTTCTTTGATGGGGTTAATGATTATGCGACTGCGCTTTCGGGTGTTAATCTCGACAACAAATCATGGACAATTGAGTTTTGGGTACGCAGAGGCGAGCAAAGGCCAGGGGTTATTCTTTCCCAGAACCAGATTGAACTTGGGTTTGATGCGTCCGATAAATTCTATGCAAGGCTTAATAATCAAACCATTACTTCTAATACCGTAATTTCCGATTTGCAAACATGGTATCATGTTGCAGTAACATACGACTATGCTTCCAAAACATCAAATATCTACATCAACGATATTATTGATAGAGAGGCTGTTCCTGTAACCGCTGAGTTCAAGGCAAATGGAAAACTATATGTGGGAAAATCAGTTGATGGAAATAGCAAGTTCTCCGGATTCATACATGAGTTAAGGGTTTGGGAAAAGCCATTAGGGTTTGCAACGCTTTACTCAATGGTTTACACCAAGCTGGTTGGAAATGAGCTTGGACTATCCAGCTATTGGCCTATGGATGAAGCTAATGGTGAGTTGGCCGCCGATAAATCTCGTAACAGGCATTTATCGCTGTTTGGGGCTGAATGGAGGGTTTTCCCTACTGGCTTTGCATCGGAGCTAAAGAGCGGCGGATACATGACACTTCCTGGTAATAATATTGCATTTACGGAGTTAAACAATTTCACGGTTGAATTCTACTTTAAAGGCGACCATCAAACAAATGTAGTGCTATTCTCAAATGGTAGGGGGGATGGTAGCGACTACTCGCCCAGAACCGATTATATTTGGAATATTGGTTTTGATGCTACAGGCAAGCTCTATGCAAAGAACAATGGTAATGTAATTCTGGCCGATAAGGATGTGCTGGATAATAAGTGGCATCATTTGGCGCTAATTGTAAATAGAGCAGCAAACACCCAGCTATTGATCGATGGTAAGCTGGTAGCTCAAAAATCGAGTGCTGAGTTTGGTGGAATGGCTGCTGCAAACTTCTGTTTTGGTGCCCAACAGTATTTACCGGCTGGTGCTCCTTACACATACGATCAGAACTTTGTTGGTGCATTGGACGAGATTAGGGTTTGGAACTTGGCCAGAACAGTTAAGCAGATTGAACTGGATATGAACTCTAAGTTGATGGGTACAGAAATGGGACTTGTTGCCTATGTACCTTTCGATAAGTATGATGCACTTGGAACTGAACTAATTCCTTCGACAGTTGAGGTGGTTGATGGTAACATTGATATTTCAACCAATAGCTGCGAGCTGGCAAATGTAGACGTGCCTAATATTAAAGATGTTCGACCGGTTAAGAATCTTAATTTCGATTGGAGTGTATATGAGAACCAGCTGCTTATCAACCTTAAGGAGCAGCCTGCAACCATTGAAAAATGCATAATTGAGTTTACTGTTGAGGAGGTTCAGGATATGCATAAAAACCGTATGGCTTCGCCTATAACCTGGACCGCCTATGTAAACAAAAATGCTGTGGTTTGGGATGAGTATGAGGTGAACCTCCAAAAACGAGTAAACGAGCCGCTTGAGTTTTCCGTTAAGATTATGAATCTTGGTGGTACCCAGCAAAACTATACTATCACTGGTTTACCCTCATGGCTAACTACCGATGATGCAAAGGGTTCACTTTCGCCTCTTTCAGAAAAGACAATCAAGTTTACAGTTAATCCTGTCCTCAATATAGGCGATTATGCGCCAACTATCTACCTAACATCCGACTTTGGCTATGCCGAGAAACTGAATGTTAATCTTAATGTTTACAAAGAGGCACCCGATTGGAATGTCGATACTGATAAATACCAGTATTCTATGGGGGTTGTTGGTAAGCTTAAAATTAACGAGTCGTTCTCAACTAACCCCAACGATATGATTGCAGCATTTGTAGGCGACGAGTGTCGAGGAGTTGCTAAGTCATCCTATGTTAAGGATCTTGACACATATCTGGTATTTCTAACAATAAATAGCAACCAGCAGTCGGGCGAAAAAGTTACATTCAGGATCTGGAATGCTTCCGAAGGCTTAGAACACACCGATGTTACACCAACCTTAACCTTTAGCTATAATGATATTGTTGGTACAATTTCTGAACCGTTAATTTTTGAAACCAATAGTAATACCAAGTTTACTCAGCCTATTAGTGAGGGTTGGAACTGGATCTCATTTAATACCTATAGCCAGAACTTATCCAGCGTACCAGCCATGCTATCATCACTTTCTCTTACAAATGGCGATCAGGTTAAATCCCAGTCGGCCTTTGCTAACTATTCACCAAGTTACGGATGGTACGGTTCGTTAAATAGCATAGGGTTTAATAATAAGGAGATGTATATGCTGAAACTTGCTAAGAGCGGTACATTAATCTATTCTGGCAGCAGGTTAAGCCCAATTAATATTCCTATTCCAATTGTAAAAGGATGGAACTGGGTAGGTTATACCCCATCGGTTAACATGACCGTAAACGATGCTTTAGCCAATATCGATCCCGCTGCTGGCGATGTGATTAAATCGCAAACCCAGTTTGCAGTTTACGATCCTAATTTGGGTTGGGTTGGTAACTTAACCTACATGGTTCCAGGTCGTGGGTATATGTTTAAAACACAGGCCGATATCGATTATCTGATTTACCCTGAAAGCGGATTAAGTAAGGGTAATGGTACCAAAATGGCAAATAAGTCAACTGTAGAATGCCCCTGGTCGTTTGAGCCGTTCAAGTATCCTGGTAATATGAGTGTAATTGCCGAAGTATTGGTTAATGACTTTGCAACCGATAGCTTAATAGTAGGTGCCTTTGTTAACCAGGAGTGCAGGGGATGGGCTTATCCTACTAAAGTAAACAATAGGTACCTTTATTTCCTTACCATACAAGGTGAAGATAAAGAGAATGTTGAGTTTAAACTATTCGGCGTAAAATCGGGTTATGTTTACGAAGTTGATGAAGGGTTGAGTTTTGATCTTAACAGTGTTGTTGGCAATTTAGTTTCGCCATATCCAATTAACCTTATCGCAAACTCGGCTGGAATAGAGTTCTCTGAAAGCTATCCTTCAATCAAAATACATCCAAACCCTTTTATAAATGAAGTAACATTCATCTTTGCAGGTTTAGATCCTAAGCAGAGTATCAGTATGATTCTTTACAACTCTACTGGTCAACCCGTATTCAAAAAAGAGAATATTTCGGCTGAAAAGTTTGTGTGGAATGGTACCGATTTTAATGGAAATAGGATTGTTCCAGGAATTTACTTGGTTAGGTTTACAATAAATGGAATAACTAAAACATTCAAGTTAGTTAAGTATTAG